From Aliarcobacter butzleri, the proteins below share one genomic window:
- a CDS encoding MOSC domain-containing protein has protein sequence MATRISNVLYVKVGNVTVTKLENQKRQELISGIKKYPVSKAYLTKTGFADDFQADLVHHGGVNKALFLFSSITYEKISSSFDNSFDMTNMAFFGENLILDKICEKDICVGDILKIGQAKVQITQPRQPCWKLSANTLKNNMTKFIFETGLTGFYAKVLKEGQISQNDEVILEERTNPNLTIEKLNQIIVEPKIDINLTKEALACEDLGHQFKNSLTKRYELGDEDNQFSFYHT, from the coding sequence ATGGCTACAAGAATATCAAATGTATTATATGTAAAAGTTGGAAATGTAACTGTAACAAAACTTGAAAACCAAAAAAGGCAAGAGTTAATTTCAGGTATCAAAAAATATCCAGTTTCAAAAGCTTATTTAACAAAAACTGGATTTGCTGATGATTTTCAAGCAGATTTAGTCCATCATGGTGGAGTTAATAAAGCGTTATTTTTATTTTCAAGTATAACTTATGAAAAAATAAGTTCTTCTTTTGATAATAGTTTTGATATGACAAATATGGCGTTTTTTGGAGAAAACTTAATACTTGATAAGATTTGTGAAAAAGATATTTGTGTTGGAGATATCTTAAAAATTGGTCAAGCAAAAGTACAAATAACACAACCAAGGCAACCTTGTTGGAAACTTAGTGCAAATACTTTAAAAAACAATATGACGAAATTTATTTTTGAAACAGGTTTGACTGGATTTTATGCAAAAGTTTTAAAAGAGGGACAAATTTCACAAAATGATGAGGTTATTTTAGAGGAGAGGACAAACCCTAATTTAACTATTGAAAAATTAAATCAAATTATTGTTGAGCCAAAAATTGATATAAATCTCACAAAAGAAGCATTAGCTTGTGAAGATTTGGGGCATCAATTTAAAAACTCTTTAACAAAAAGATATGAGTTAGGAGATGAAGATAATCAATTTAGCTTTTATCATACATAA
- a CDS encoding pyridoxamine 5'-phosphate oxidase family protein produces the protein MRHRTKTHLLTNEQIDELLLKAEVGRLGTISEDGFPYVLPMHFAYFDNKIYMHGLPKGKKIDNIKFNSNVCFEVDEMIGLLYEGVENPCDVNTEFNSVIVEGKASLVSEFDEKYQALSQIVAKFTPHFVGKELPEKMIKGTAVIRIDILNCVGRYYK, from the coding sequence ATGCGACATCGAACAAAAACACATTTATTGACAAATGAGCAAATAGATGAATTGCTTTTAAAAGCTGAGGTTGGAAGATTAGGAACTATTAGCGAAGATGGATTTCCTTATGTTTTACCTATGCATTTTGCATATTTTGATAATAAAATATATATGCACGGTCTTCCAAAAGGTAAAAAAATAGATAATATAAAGTTCAATTCAAATGTTTGTTTTGAAGTCGATGAAATGATAGGTTTACTTTATGAAGGAGTCGAAAATCCTTGTGATGTGAATACTGAATTTAATAGTGTTATTGTAGAAGGTAAAGCTTCTTTAGTTAGTGAATTTGATGAAAAATATCAAGCTTTAAGTCAAATAGTAGCAAAATTTACTCCTCATTTTGTTGGTAAAGAATTACCAGAAAAGATGATAAAAGGAACTGCTGTGATAAGAATTGATATTTTAAATTGTGTAGGAAGATATTATAAATAA
- a CDS encoding addiction module protein — protein MSPFSFDIKNMNTQEKFLVMEEIWDSLNDQDLREFTPNWHLDILEKREIQTDFIDLEESKKTLKKLLK, from the coding sequence ATGTCGCCTTTTTCTTTTGATATAAAAAATATGAATACACAAGAAAAGTTTTTAGTTATGGAAGAGATTTGGGATAGTTTAAATGACCAAGATTTAAGAGAATTTACACCAAATTGGCACTTAGATATTTTAGAAAAAAGAGAAATTCAGACTGATTTTATCGATCTTGAAGAATCAAAAAAAACTTTAAAAAAACTTCTTAAATGA
- a CDS encoding serine hydroxymethyltransferase: MRYITEAKLKEADVEVYNIIEEELKRQTTHLEMIASENFTSPAVMEAMGSVFTNKYAEGYPYKRYYGGCEQADKVEQLAIDRACEIFGCKYANVQPHSGSQANGAVYAALIKAGDKILGMDLSHGGHLTHGSKPSFSGQNYQAFYYGVELDGRINYDKVEEIAKIVQPKIIVCGASAYAREIDFKRFREIADLVGAILFADIAHIAGLVAANEHPSPFPHSHIVTTTTHKTLRGPRGGMIMTNDEDIAKKINSAIFPGLQGGPLVHVIAAKAVAFKEILDPKWKDYAKQVKANAKVLGEVLTKRGYDIVSGGTDNHLVLVSFLNKPFSGKDADAALGNAGITVNKNTVPGETRSPFITSGIRIGSPALTARGMKEKEFELIANKICDVLDDINNTSLQAKISKELEELSSNFVIYNNGTY, from the coding sequence ATGAGATATATAACAGAAGCGAAGTTAAAAGAGGCAGATGTAGAAGTATATAATATCATAGAAGAGGAGTTGAAAAGACAAACAACTCACTTAGAGATGATAGCAAGTGAGAATTTCACATCTCCAGCAGTAATGGAAGCAATGGGAAGTGTATTTACAAATAAATATGCAGAAGGTTATCCATATAAAAGATATTATGGAGGATGTGAACAAGCAGATAAAGTAGAACAATTAGCAATTGATAGAGCTTGTGAAATATTTGGATGTAAATATGCAAATGTTCAACCACACTCAGGAAGCCAAGCAAATGGAGCAGTATATGCAGCATTAATAAAAGCTGGTGATAAAATCTTAGGTATGGATTTATCTCATGGTGGACATTTAACTCATGGTTCTAAACCATCATTCTCTGGACAAAATTATCAAGCATTCTATTATGGAGTTGAACTTGATGGAAGAATTAATTATGATAAAGTTGAAGAAATAGCAAAAATAGTTCAACCAAAAATAATCGTTTGTGGTGCTTCTGCATACGCAAGAGAAATTGATTTTAAAAGATTTAGAGAAATAGCTGATTTAGTTGGAGCTATTTTATTTGCAGATATTGCACATATTGCAGGTCTTGTAGCAGCTAATGAACATCCAAGTCCATTTCCTCATTCACATATAGTTACAACTACTACTCATAAGACTTTAAGAGGTCCAAGAGGTGGTATGATAATGACAAATGATGAAGATATTGCTAAAAAAATAAACTCAGCTATTTTCCCAGGACTTCAAGGTGGACCATTAGTTCATGTAATAGCAGCAAAAGCAGTAGCATTTAAAGAGATACTTGATCCAAAATGGAAAGATTATGCAAAACAAGTAAAAGCAAATGCAAAAGTGTTAGGAGAAGTTCTAACAAAAAGAGGATATGATATAGTAAGTGGTGGAACAGATAATCACTTAGTATTAGTAAGTTTTTTAAATAAACCATTTTCAGGGAAAGATGCAGATGCAGCTTTAGGAAACGCAGGGATAACTGTAAATAAGAATACAGTACCAGGAGAAACAAGAAGTCCATTTATAACATCAGGGATTAGAATAGGATCTCCAGCATTAACAGCAAGAGGGATGAAAGAAAAAGAGTTTGAATTAATAGCAAACAAAATATGTGATGTATTAGATGACATAAATAACACTAGTTTACAAGCTAAAATTAGCAAAGAGTTAGAGGAATTATCTAGCAATTTTGTTATTTACAACAACGGTACATACTAA
- a CDS encoding aspartate aminotransferase family protein, which produces MNKYILPLYNRLDIAFIKGKKSVLFDENKKDYIDFASGVGVNSLGYANKKVVKTIEKQAKKVLHTSNIYRIKPQEECAKKIVELSTYDMQCFFCNSGAEANETAIKLARKYGNVTFKTPKYKIITIKNSFHGRTIATLKATAQEDKHKYFAPYPDGFVYANDINEAISMIDDTTVGVMLELIQGEGGIFMQDIFQVQRLERILKEKKLLLIIDEVQTGVYRSGNFLISQYFGIKPDIVTLAKGLASGIPIGVMMTSLKDIFTFGDHGSTFGGNHLSTTVCNKVLKILEKYSNSGKLSENIKYFNSCLQYFTDKYPNIFLQKNGWGFMQGLVLKNENDLSNIVNLALKNGVLVLKSGKNIIRFLPPIIISKKEIKEGFKRFEEVLIEFINK; this is translated from the coding sequence ATGAATAAATATATATTACCTTTATATAATCGATTAGATATTGCATTTATAAAAGGTAAAAAATCTGTATTATTTGATGAGAATAAAAAAGATTATATAGATTTTGCTTCAGGAGTTGGAGTAAATAGTTTAGGTTATGCAAATAAAAAAGTAGTAAAAACAATAGAAAAACAAGCAAAAAAAGTTTTGCATACTTCAAATATATATCGAATAAAACCGCAAGAAGAGTGTGCAAAAAAAATAGTAGAATTAAGTACTTATGATATGCAATGTTTTTTTTGTAATAGTGGAGCAGAAGCAAATGAAACTGCTATAAAACTTGCTAGAAAATATGGAAATGTGACATTTAAAACACCTAAATATAAGATTATTACTATAAAAAACTCTTTTCATGGAAGAACAATAGCAACTTTAAAAGCAACAGCACAAGAAGATAAACATAAGTATTTTGCTCCATATCCCGATGGATTTGTTTATGCAAATGATATAAATGAAGCTATTTCAATGATTGATGATACAACAGTTGGTGTTATGTTAGAGTTGATTCAAGGTGAGGGTGGTATTTTTATGCAAGATATTTTTCAAGTACAAAGACTTGAAAGAATTTTAAAAGAGAAGAAGTTACTTTTGATAATAGATGAAGTTCAAACAGGAGTTTATAGAAGTGGGAATTTTCTGATTTCTCAATATTTTGGAATAAAACCTGATATTGTAACTTTAGCAAAAGGCTTAGCAAGTGGTATTCCAATAGGTGTTATGATGACAAGTTTGAAAGATATTTTTACTTTTGGTGATCACGGTTCAACTTTTGGTGGGAATCATCTTTCAACAACAGTTTGTAATAAAGTTCTAAAGATTTTAGAAAAATATTCAAATAGTGGAAAACTTAGCGAAAATATAAAATATTTTAACAGTTGTTTACAATATTTTACAGATAAATATCCAAATATCTTTTTACAAAAAAATGGTTGGGGATTTATGCAAGGTCTTGTTTTAAAAAATGAAAATGATTTAAGTAATATAGTAAATCTTGCACTTAAAAATGGTGTTTTAGTTTTAAAATCAGGAAAAAATATCATCAGATTTTTACCACCAATAATTATTTCAAAAAAAGAGATAAAAGAAGGTTTTAAAAGATTTGAAGAAGTTCTTATAGAATTTATTAATAAATAA
- a CDS encoding bifunctional helix-turn-helix domain-containing protein/methylated-DNA--[protein]-cysteine S-methyltransferase, whose translation MTTLDTTYKQIEKAIRFIDENFKEHPSIDEIAKNIGMSKYHFIRVFKEYVGVTPQQFLHCVTLNYAKEHIKESKSILDSSLDIGLSSTSRLHELFVNLIGVTPKEWREKGKDVQITYGFGQTPFGEALIGFTDKGICYLGFIDNNKKEIFQRFNELWENANLVFDEKLANEYLENIFIKNKKYPLLVKGTNLQINVWKALLNLPNGIVATYSDIANYLDKPKAVRAVASAIGQNHIGYLIPCHRVIAKSGAMSGYRWGIERKKILIAYESVRENN comes from the coding sequence ATGACAACATTGGATACAACTTATAAACAAATAGAAAAAGCTATAAGATTTATTGATGAAAATTTCAAAGAACATCCATCAATCGATGAAATAGCAAAAAATATAGGTATGAGTAAATACCATTTTATAAGAGTATTCAAAGAGTATGTAGGTGTTACTCCTCAGCAGTTTTTACACTGCGTTACTTTAAACTATGCAAAAGAGCATATAAAAGAGTCCAAATCCATTCTTGATAGTAGTTTGGATATTGGACTATCTAGCACTAGCCGACTTCATGAACTTTTTGTAAACTTAATAGGTGTTACTCCAAAAGAGTGGAGAGAAAAAGGAAAAGATGTTCAAATAACTTATGGTTTTGGGCAAACTCCTTTTGGTGAAGCTTTGATAGGATTTACTGATAAAGGTATTTGTTATTTAGGATTTATTGATAATAATAAAAAAGAGATTTTCCAAAGATTTAATGAACTATGGGAAAATGCTAATTTAGTTTTTGATGAGAAATTAGCAAATGAGTATTTAGAAAATATCTTTATAAAAAATAAAAAATATCCTTTATTAGTAAAAGGTACTAACTTACAAATAAATGTTTGGAAAGCACTTTTAAATCTACCAAATGGAATAGTTGCAACATATAGTGATATTGCCAATTATCTTGACAAACCAAAAGCTGTAAGAGCAGTTGCAAGTGCAATAGGACAAAATCATATAGGTTATTTAATTCCTTGTCATAGAGTTATTGCAAAAAGTGGAGCAATGAGTGGTTATAGATGGGGCATTGAAAGAAAAAAAATATTAATAGCATACGAATCAGTAAGAGAAAATAACTAA
- a CDS encoding endonuclease III domain-containing protein yields MNKVFAIYQKLYQTYGAQGWWPFINYEGKNSEKKGNNDGYHILDYNFPRDENEVFEVCLGSILTQNTTFTSVVKSLNNLNEIDCLNHKKIKNLPIEKLKELIRPSGYNNQKANYILNFIEFFEKLNGKIPTREELLAIKGIGFETADSILLYAYNQPELKVDAYTKRLLVHNKLLDEKAKYNDIKYFMEDELKKVIFDEKQLVITYQEYHALIVNHSKFYYSKQPYGNGCFLNEVLS; encoded by the coding sequence ATGAATAAAGTTTTTGCAATATATCAAAAACTTTATCAAACTTATGGTGCTCAAGGTTGGTGGCCTTTTATAAACTATGAAGGTAAAAATAGTGAAAAAAAAGGAAACAATGATGGTTATCATATCTTAGATTATAATTTTCCAAGAGATGAAAATGAAGTTTTTGAAGTATGTTTAGGCTCAATTTTGACTCAAAATACAACTTTTACTTCTGTTGTAAAATCTTTAAATAACTTAAATGAAATAGATTGCCTAAACCATAAAAAAATCAAAAACTTACCAATAGAAAAACTAAAAGAACTTATAAGACCATCAGGATATAACAATCAAAAAGCAAACTATATTTTAAATTTTATAGAGTTTTTTGAAAAACTAAATGGCAAAATTCCAACAAGAGAAGAACTTTTAGCTATAAAAGGAATAGGATTTGAAACTGCTGATTCTATACTACTTTATGCTTATAATCAACCAGAACTTAAAGTCGATGCTTATACTAAAAGATTATTAGTACACAATAAACTCTTAGATGAAAAAGCAAAATACAATGATATAAAATATTTTATGGAAGATGAACTAAAAAAAGTAATTTTTGATGAAAAACAGTTAGTCATAACTTATCAAGAATATCATGCTTTGATAGTAAATCACTCAAAATTTTACTACTCAAAACAACCTTATGGAAATGGTTGTTTTTTAAATGAAGTTCTTTCTTAA
- a CDS encoding ribonuclease HI, producing the protein MKKIKLFVDSSVNPQAKVGFGAFLEVFDDLSIDDLKKNIKIKRFDDTSSTKLELQSLLWALDEIEMLADTKIEVYTDCQNIVGLQNRKEKLEANDYKSSTGKTINNYELYKLFFKKIEKLNIDFIKIKGHKKNSLKDELDTIFNLVDKASRSVLRKNFI; encoded by the coding sequence ATGAAAAAAATAAAACTATTTGTTGATTCAAGTGTAAATCCACAAGCAAAAGTAGGGTTTGGCGCTTTTTTAGAAGTTTTTGATGATTTATCAATTGATGATTTAAAAAAAAATATAAAAATAAAAAGATTTGATGATACTAGTTCTACAAAGTTAGAACTTCAATCCTTACTTTGGGCTTTAGATGAGATTGAGATGTTAGCTGATACTAAAATAGAAGTTTATACTGATTGTCAAAATATTGTAGGTTTACAAAATAGAAAAGAAAAACTTGAAGCAAATGATTACAAAAGTTCAACTGGAAAAACTATAAACAATTATGAGTTATATAAACTATTTTTTAAAAAGATAGAAAAGTTAAATATTGATTTTATAAAGATAAAAGGACACAAAAAAAATAGTCTAAAAGATGAATTAGATACTATTTTTAATTTAGTAGATAAAGCTTCAAGAAGTGTTTTAAGAAAGAACTTCATTTAA
- a CDS encoding benzoate/H(+) symporter BenE family transporter: protein MNSKISAIPPIIAGLISVIVNYGGTFILIFQAAQMAGLSPEQTASWVWSISIGVGITGIMLSWYTKEPIITAWSTPAAAFLITALVTVSYSEAIGAYILSAVAFVILGLTGYFEKLIRLIPSGIASGLLAGILLQFGISAFLNMTINPILAISLFFIYLITKRFSPRYAIVSVLIFGFIFLLLQSQIDFSTIELKLAYPIFTEPTFSLNAILSVALPLFLITLTGQYMPGLLILKNDGFKTGAKPILAITGLGSILMAPFGSHAFNLSAITSAICTGKESHEDPSKRWIAGVAAGIFYILVGVFGVTLAALFAAFPAVFISTLAGLALLSTIAGSLANAMNDVDTREAAIITFIATAANINLFGIGGAFWGLVLGLLSYFILNKKFKKD, encoded by the coding sequence ATGAACAGTAAAATATCAGCTATTCCTCCAATAATTGCTGGGTTAATCTCAGTTATTGTTAATTACGGTGGAACTTTTATTTTAATATTTCAAGCAGCACAAATGGCAGGTCTTAGTCCTGAACAAACTGCTTCTTGGGTTTGGTCTATTTCTATTGGTGTTGGAATTACTGGAATAATGTTAAGTTGGTACACAAAAGAACCAATAATTACAGCTTGGAGTACACCTGCTGCTGCATTTTTAATAACTGCTCTTGTAACAGTTTCATATTCTGAAGCAATTGGAGCGTATATACTTTCTGCAGTTGCATTTGTCATTCTAGGACTTACTGGTTATTTTGAAAAATTAATTCGTTTAATCCCTTCAGGAATTGCTTCTGGATTATTGGCTGGAATATTGTTACAATTTGGTATTTCTGCTTTTTTAAATATGACAATTAACCCTATTTTAGCAATTTCACTATTTTTTATATATCTTATTACAAAGAGGTTTTCTCCAAGATATGCTATTGTTAGTGTTTTAATATTTGGATTTATTTTTTTATTACTACAATCACAAATTGATTTTTCTACTATTGAACTAAAACTAGCTTATCCTATATTTACAGAACCTACTTTTTCACTCAATGCAATACTTAGTGTTGCTCTACCACTATTTTTGATTACTTTAACAGGACAATATATGCCAGGATTGCTAATACTTAAAAACGATGGTTTCAAAACTGGTGCTAAACCTATTTTAGCAATTACTGGATTGGGTTCAATTTTAATGGCACCTTTTGGTTCACATGCTTTCAATTTATCGGCTATAACTTCTGCAATTTGTACTGGTAAAGAATCTCATGAAGATCCATCAAAAAGATGGATTGCTGGTGTTGCAGCAGGAATATTTTATATTTTGGTTGGTGTTTTTGGAGTTACACTTGCAGCTTTATTTGCTGCTTTTCCTGCTGTATTTATTAGTACTCTTGCTGGACTTGCACTATTAAGTACTATTGCAGGAAGCCTTGCAAATGCAATGAATGATGTTGACACTAGAGAAGCCGCTATTATTACTTTTATAGCAACAGCAGCAAATATAAATTTATTTGGAATTGGTGGAGCATTTTGGGGTCTTGTTTTAGGTTTACTTTCTTATTTTATTTTAAATAAGAAGTTTAAAAAAGATTAA